The following coding sequences are from one Thiohalorhabdus sp. Cl-TMA window:
- the glcE gene encoding glycolate oxidase subunit GlcE: protein MPEIPENDRTEELQAAVRAALADREPLAVRGGGTKAFYGRAGTGQPLEVSGHSGIVNYDPTELVVTVRSGTRLADLEALLAEHGQQLACEPPHFGTAATVGGMVAAGLAGPRRPWGGAVRDAVLGARLLNGSGEVLRFGGEVMKNVAGYDLSRLMAGSLGTLGVLLEVSLKVLPRPAMVCTRVLELDGREALERLAPWGRQPLPVTGAAHLDGRLYLRLAGNEAAVTEAGERLGGEEPADGTGFWMDLREQRLPFFAGETPLWRLSVPPAAPLGEGREPLLIDWGGAQRWLRSEAPAETIREAAGEAGGHAVLFRGGDRTGEVFAPLSGPLMTVHRNLKRSLDPHGLFNPGRMYGWL from the coding sequence ATGCCCGAGATCCCCGAAAACGACCGCACCGAGGAGCTCCAGGCCGCCGTGCGCGCCGCCCTGGCCGACCGGGAGCCCCTGGCCGTTCGCGGCGGCGGCACCAAGGCCTTCTACGGTCGAGCGGGCACCGGCCAGCCGCTAGAAGTGAGTGGCCACTCCGGGATAGTGAACTACGATCCCACCGAGCTCGTGGTCACCGTGCGCTCGGGAACCCGGCTCGCCGACCTGGAGGCCCTGCTGGCCGAGCACGGTCAGCAGCTCGCCTGTGAGCCGCCGCATTTCGGGACGGCGGCCACTGTAGGTGGCATGGTGGCCGCCGGTCTGGCCGGGCCGAGGCGGCCCTGGGGTGGCGCGGTGCGGGACGCCGTGCTCGGCGCGCGGCTGCTGAACGGCTCCGGCGAGGTGCTGCGCTTCGGCGGCGAGGTCATGAAGAACGTCGCCGGCTACGATCTGTCGCGGCTGATGGCCGGCTCCCTGGGGACCCTCGGCGTGCTCCTGGAGGTCTCCCTGAAGGTCCTTCCCCGGCCGGCCATGGTCTGCACCCGGGTGCTGGAGCTGGACGGCCGGGAGGCCCTGGAGCGCCTCGCCCCATGGGGCCGTCAGCCTCTGCCCGTCACCGGCGCCGCCCATCTCGACGGCCGGCTGTACCTGCGTCTGGCGGGCAACGAGGCGGCGGTGACCGAGGCCGGGGAGCGTCTGGGCGGCGAGGAGCCGGCGGACGGCACCGGTTTCTGGATGGATCTGCGCGAGCAGCGACTGCCCTTCTTCGCCGGGGAAACACCCCTGTGGCGGCTGAGCGTTCCCCCGGCCGCACCCCTCGGCGAAGGCCGGGAGCCCTTATTGATCGATTGGGGCGGTGCCCAGCGCTGGCTGCGCAGCGAGGCGCCGGCGGAGACCATCCGGGAGGCGGCGGGGGAGGCCGGCGGCCACGCCGTCCTGTTCCGGGGTGGGGACCGTACCGGCGAGGTATTCGCGCCGCTGAGCGGTCCGCTGATGACCGTCCACCGCAACCTCAAGCGGTCCCTGGATCCGCACGGACTGTTCAATCCGGGCCGGATGTACGGCTGGCTCTAG
- a CDS encoding FAD-linked oxidase C-terminal domain-containing protein, which produces MPRTAEAPESAEIDLLARRFRRFLPPEAVITEEEELRPYECDGLSAYRQLPMVVVIPETHDQVSQVLAVCSELRVPVVARGAGTSLSGGAMPLERGVLLSLAKFNRILEVDPDNRCARVEPGVRNLAVSQAAQPHGLFYAPDPSSQIACTIGGNVAENSGGVHCLKYGLTVHNVLGLRVLTMEGEWLELGGKGPDGPGYDLLALMNGSEGMLGLVMEATVRLTPVPEREQVLLAAFDDLEAAGQAVADVIAEGVLPAGLEMMDNPAIRAAEDYVRAGYPTDAAAILLCELDGTNREVSEEVARVREILNRAGATEVRTAETPEQAATFWSGRKAAFPATGRLAPDYYCIDGTIPRKHLGEVLTRIGEICREHGLQAANVFHAGDGNLHPLVLYDANKEGDLERAEVAGLRILQLCVEKGGTITGEHGVGVEKLDAMCGQFAGPELEQFHAIKAAFDPQGLLNPGKAVPSLKRCAEYGGMHVHRGELPFPELPRF; this is translated from the coding sequence ATGCCCCGAACCGCCGAAGCCCCGGAATCCGCCGAGATAGATCTCCTGGCCCGTCGCTTCCGGCGTTTTCTGCCCCCGGAAGCGGTGATCACGGAGGAGGAAGAGCTGCGTCCCTACGAGTGCGACGGGCTCTCCGCCTACCGGCAGCTGCCCATGGTGGTGGTGATCCCCGAGACGCACGACCAGGTCAGCCAGGTGCTCGCCGTGTGCAGCGAGCTCCGGGTGCCGGTGGTGGCCCGCGGGGCGGGAACCAGCCTGTCCGGCGGCGCCATGCCCCTGGAGCGGGGCGTGCTCCTTTCCCTGGCCAAGTTCAACCGCATCCTGGAAGTGGACCCGGATAACCGCTGCGCCCGCGTGGAGCCGGGGGTCCGCAATCTGGCCGTGTCCCAGGCTGCCCAGCCCCACGGGCTGTTCTACGCCCCCGACCCCTCCTCCCAGATCGCCTGCACCATCGGCGGTAACGTGGCGGAGAACTCCGGGGGGGTGCATTGTCTGAAATACGGACTCACTGTGCACAACGTCCTCGGCCTCCGGGTGCTCACCATGGAGGGCGAATGGCTGGAGCTGGGCGGCAAGGGCCCGGACGGCCCCGGCTACGACCTGCTGGCCCTGATGAACGGCTCGGAAGGCATGCTCGGCCTGGTGATGGAGGCCACCGTGCGCCTCACGCCGGTGCCGGAGCGGGAGCAGGTCCTGCTGGCCGCCTTCGACGACCTGGAGGCCGCCGGCCAGGCGGTGGCGGACGTCATCGCCGAAGGGGTGCTGCCGGCGGGGCTGGAGATGATGGACAATCCGGCCATCCGCGCCGCCGAGGACTACGTACGGGCCGGCTACCCCACCGATGCGGCCGCCATCCTCCTGTGCGAGCTGGACGGCACCAACCGCGAGGTCTCCGAGGAAGTGGCGCGGGTGCGCGAAATCCTCAACCGCGCGGGGGCCACCGAGGTACGGACGGCGGAGACCCCGGAGCAGGCCGCCACCTTCTGGTCGGGGCGCAAGGCCGCTTTCCCGGCCACTGGCCGCCTGGCGCCGGACTACTACTGCATCGACGGCACCATTCCCCGCAAGCACCTGGGCGAGGTGCTCACCCGCATCGGCGAGATCTGCCGCGAGCACGGCCTGCAGGCGGCCAATGTCTTCCACGCGGGGGACGGCAACCTCCATCCCCTGGTCCTCTACGACGCCAACAAGGAGGGGGACCTGGAACGGGCGGAGGTCGCCGGACTGCGAATCCTGCAGCTGTGCGTGGAGAAGGGTGGCACCATCACCGGCGAGCACGGCGTGGGCGTGGAGAAGCTCGACGCCATGTGCGGCCAGTTCGCCGGGCCGGAGCTGGAGCAGTTCCATGCGATCAAGGCGGCCTTCGACCCTCAGGGGCTCCTCAACCCCGGCAAGGCGGTGCCCAGCCTCAAGCGCTGCGCCGAGTACGGCGGCATGCACGTACACCGGGGCGAGCTGCCCTTCCCGGAGCTGCCGCGGTTCTGA